In Microbulbifer sp. THAF38, the sequence TGATGGGGATTGATAGCATAATGGGGCTCAGCCACAGCCCCAGTGCCGCACGCCTGCTGAGCCAATTAGCAGAGCACCGCCAGTGGCTTTTACAGACATGTACCCCACCCAGCCCCCAGCAGTGGAAACAGTGGATAAGTTTGGCTCCAAGCAAATTACTCGACTGCGATAATAAAACCATTTCCAAACTCTACGCTTGCGACCTAAAAAGAGTCAGCCAACTACTCGCCATCCCCTTGTCAGAGGTGGGCTCTCGTTTTGGGCGCTCATTTGTCGACTACCTGGCCCGCCTCAATGGCAGCCGCCGGGACTCAGTTTGTCACTATCAACCGACAGCACAATTTACCAGCGAATTATTTTTCCCCACCCCGCTGAATAGCAGCGAACAACTGCTTTTCCCTATCCGGCGATTACTGCGAGAACTCTATTCACAAATGCAACGACGGCAACTCCACACCCAGCAATTGCACTGGCAACTGGACTTTGGCCAGGGTAATACCGAGACAATAACTGTAGAAATATCGACCCCACAGTTAGAGCCCCAGCGCCTGATAGCCCTAACCAAGCTGCGAGTGGGAAAGTTGCCCTTAAAGCATCCCGTACAGTCGATAAGCTTAAACTGCAACCAACTGGTGCCACTAAAGAAAGAGTTAGTGGCCAATGATTTATTTGGAAGTGACAACCAAGCCCATCGCAGCCAACAACTTTTAGACAAGTTAAAAGGCCGCCTTGGTCGCCAGGCTATCTCAGGAATTGCCCTTAAAGAGGGCTAGCCGTCAAAGCAGGCTTGGTAAATCGCGGACACCTGTTCATTGAGGGTAATTCTAAGGACTAACCAACTAAGCCCATTAAAGCGCTCAGCCGCAACTGGCTGCGGACTCGTCCACGCAAGTTAGAAAGCAGTGAGTACAAACTATTTTTCCAAGGCGAACTTTGTTGTTTTTTTCAGGATCGCAAGCTGGGAAATAATTTTTATAGTTAACTCTCAACCCCTGAAATCCTGACTCCAGCCGGAATGGCGAAATATTGCAATCTTACGCCTCTAACTTTTTTATATCAGTGTTTGGGACGATTAATTAAGACCGAACATTTATGGAAAAAGGAAGAGTACTTGTAGTTATTAGCTGCTGACCTCAATTAGCTAACCTCAGTGGCAGCAATAAATATATTGCCACCTATTGAAAAGCATCTACGAAAAAACAGGCGGATATAGACTTAGGACAAATCATTAGGAATTTTCGCCAAGATCAGCCCCTCGACTTTTTAGAGAAACAAGCCTTGCAAGTGAGGTAACTAAGACTATAACGCAACTTAGGCAATCGGTAGATTAGAGGTTGGCAACCACTCACTTTGAATACATAAGTGCAAAAAAAAGGCCACGCTAACGCATGGCCCTTAAATAAAACACTAAACTCGGTTTCAGGCTAAGACTTAATAGAAACCTTTACACAGTTTGTCGTCTACACATGATCCAGAGTAAGCCCAGGTTACTGCGTTGTTGGCAATAGTGGGGGTCAGGGTTAGAACCAGACCACCCTGAGCTGCACTACCGGTCAAGGTTAAAGCACCAGAAGCAGCGTCAATTGCTGCAGAGGCAATGTTTTGATCATTGTCTAAGTCACCAGCAGCAGGAATGCCAGGGCCACCATCAATATCTGCCACAGCAGTAATCTCACCAGTTTGCACTGCTACATTCACCGCTGTCTGGAAGGCGCCCGCTGCAGCAGTCATACCTACAGCACGCGCGGACTTCTGGTAGTTTTCATAAGCAGGCAGCGCAACGGCAGCCAAAATACCAATGATTGCCACTACAATCATCAATTCAATAAGAGTAAAACCCTGTTGCTTTTTCATTGTAACCGTCTCCATACAGACTTAAATAAATATGAATTCCGTGAGGAAAAGCATCCTGTGAGGAAATCAGAGAATACGATACAAGGTTTGTGCCAATTCTTGCAAGCTGCCGAATGTCATAGCCACCACGATTGAGAAGTTAGTCACTCCACTAACCGCACAGGTGCTCTCAGACAACACTATATGACACGCCCCTCCAAAGAGTGACAAAAATTGTCAAAATAGATCTCTCCAATGATGCTAACCACATTCGCGAACTTCTGATTTGGCTCACTTCGGCTAATTCGTTATATTTACTTGGGCTATGCTATCAGCAGTGATCCAGCTCAGCCCCAAAAGATATAAAGATATGTAGGCGTAAACTCTGCAATAACACTATTTGGCACTCCAATCCATGACAACTTCCCCTCTTAGCGGCTTGGCAAAACGCTTGGTTGCAGACCAGGTGCTTAATGAAGCAACAGCAATTTCGGCAATCAAAGCTGCTCGTAGAGAAAATCAAACTTTCGCCCAACATGTAATTGAGGCCAAACTGGTCTCAGCAAAAGAGCTTGCCAACATCGCCTCCCTTGCTTTTGGCACCCCCCTTTTTGAGTTAGGAAGCTATAACTTTGAGCTGATTCCAAAAGATATCATTGATGAAAAACTGATCAGCAAACATTTTACGCTACCGCTTTACAAGCGAGGCGGTCGTCTCTTTGTTGCCGTAGCAGACCCAACCAATCTCGCCGCCTTAGATGAAATCAATTTCAGCACTGGCCTAAACACTGATGCAGTTCTAGTTGAAGCCGATAAGCTCGGCAAAGCTATCGAAAGCTATCTATCTCAAAACGATGATATGAGTGCTGGGCTAGGGGGTGTTGACGATGAAGAACTGGACGGGCTAGATATCGACGATAATGAGCCAGATACCAGCAATGACGGTGAACTAGGTGGAGATGAAGCGCCGGTTGTTCGATTCGTTAATAAAGTTCTATTGGACGCAATTCGTACAAATGCCTCTGATATTCACTTTGAACCCTATGAAAAATCTTACAGGGTACGCTTCCGAACCGATGGTGTACTACACGAAATTGCCAAGCCTCCAATCCAATTAGCCAGCCGACTTTCAGCTCGCCTAAAAGTAATGTCCAGGATGGATATTTCCGAAAAGCGAGTGCCGCAGGATGGTCGCATTAAAATGAAGCTCTCCAAAACCAAGGCAATTGATTTTCGTGTAAATAGCCTACCGACCTTGTGGGGAGAAAAGATTGTATTGCGCATACTGGATCCCTCCTCTGCCAAGCTGGGCATTGATGCTCTTGGCTATGAGGATGAACAGAAAAAAATCTATATGGATGCACTGGCCCAACCACAAGGGATGATCCTGGTAACAGGCCCTACCGGCTCCGGTAAGACTGTCTCATTATATACAGGCCTCAATATTCTCAATACGCCTGAACGCAATATATCCACTGCTGAAGACCCTGTAGAAATCAATCTGGAGGGCATCAACCAGGTCAACGTATCCAATAAGGTGGGCCTCAACTTTGCCGAGGCATTGCGCTCATTCCTACGACAAGACCCAGACATCGTAATGGTGGGGGAAATACGGGATTTGGAGACAGCAGAAATCGCTATTAAAGCAGCACAAACCGGACACCTAGTGCTATCCACACTGCATACAAATTCAGCACCCGAGACCCTAACACGCCTAATGAATATGGGGGTACCTACTTTTAATATTGCCACCTCGGTCAGTGTGATTATTGCCCAACGCCTTGCGCGGCGCTTATGCAACGAGTGCAAGAAGCCTGTAAATCTACCCAGCGAAGTACTTGAGGCTGAGGGCTTTAGTAACGTTACTATCCCCCAGAGTGAGTGGAGCATCTATCAGCCGGTTGGATGCGAGCATTGCTCCAAGGGCTATAAGGGGCGTGTGGGTGTGTATGAAGTGGTTCGCATTACCGACGGTATCTCAAGAATTATAATGGAAGGCGGCAACTCGATTCAGATCGCTGATAAAGCTAGAGAAGAAGGCTTTAACAATTTAAGAACCTCCGCTTTACGCAAAGTAGTAATGGGAATAACCAGTCTCGAAGAGGCAAACCGGGTAACTAAAGATTAGCTCTCAGTACACAATTAATCAGTACCAGACTAGGCACAAGCTTCAGTATTTACAGGTAAAAACATCAACGCTGCAGATAAGTAAGAAACCGTTGATAGTAAAGACAGAGTAGGAAAACACTTATGGCCAACGCCACAGCAGTCCCATATATCTACAAAGGGGTGGATAGCAAAGGAGCCAAGGTTCAGGGAGAAATTAATGGCACCAGTCCAGCGCTGGTGAAGGCCCAGCTGCGCAAACAGGGGATTATTGCTAATCGCGTCCAGAAAAAGCCCAAACCTTTATTTGGGGGAGGCAAGAAAAAAGTTAAACCCGCAGATATTGCCCTATTTACCAGGCAGATGGCTACCATGATGAAAGCTGGGGTTCCTTTAGTGCAAAGCTTTGAAATTGTCGCCGATGGCTTAGACAACCAAGGAGTTAAAGAACTTATTTTTAAAATTCGAGACGAAGTTGCTTCAGGCACTGCCTTTGCCGATGCCCTTCGAAAACATCCTCTTTACTTTGATAATCTATTTTGCAACCTAGTCGCTTCCGGTGAACAATCCGGGGCACTTGAAACAATGCTAGATAGGATTGCCACTTATAAAGAAAAAACGGAGTCACTTAAAGCTAAAATTAAGAAAGCGATGACCTATCCTATTGCTGTTATCGTTGTAGCTATTATTGTTACTTCTATTCTACTGATTAAAGTTGTTCCTCAATTTGCCCAAACATTCTCCGGCTTTGGTGCAGACCTGCCAGCCTTTACACTATTAGTTGTAAGTATGTCAGAATGGATGCAAGCCAATTGGTTTTTCGCATTATTAGCGACGGTTATAAGTATTGGCGGCACTATTGAAGCCAAAAAACGAAATAAAAATGTCGCCGATTTTTTTGATCGATTGATATTAAAAATTCCAATCTTAGGACAGATCACTTATAACTCCATTGTCGCACGCTTTGCTAGAACTCTCTCTACAACCTTCGCAGCGGGTGTCCCACTGATTGATGCGCTGAAGTCAGTGGCCGGAGCAACAGGAAATACTATTTATCAGGAAGCAACCTTAAAAGTTAGGGACGCTGTAGCAACAGGAATTCCCCTCAACACCGCACTACGTACGTCTGGGCTATACCCAGCTATGCTGGTGCAGATGACAGCAATCGGTGAAGAGTCCGGCGCATTGGATGAGATGCTGGGAAAGGCAGCAGATTATTACGAAGAAGCGGTAGACAATATGGTAGATAACCTTACCACCCTTTTGGAGCCCATGATTATGGCCGTACTCGGTATCCTGGTGGGCGGCCTGATGATTGCAATGTACCTACCCATCTTCCAGCTGGGCCAAGTTGTATAAAAAATAATGCCAGAATATTTATTTTCATATCCAGCGCTGCTAATAGGCAGCGCTTTTATTTTAGGCCTAGTCATAGGCAGCTTCCTCAATGTGGTTATCCTGCGCCTGCCTGTAATGATGGAGCGGGAATACAAGCGGGATTTTTATAGCTACTTCAATACAAAACCAGACCTTTTGGAACAGAAAGAGCTGGATAAACCCTTTAACCTGGTACTACCCAACTCACACTGCCCTAAATGCAAAACCGAGATTAAACCCTGGCAAAATATTCCTGTAATCAGTTATCTACTTTTGCGTGGTAAATGTGGTTCTTGCGGCACGCCCATTCCCATGCGTTACCCTTTCGTTGAGCTGGCTACTGGCATTCTCACCGCGGTAGTGGTTTGGCAGTTGGGCTTTACCTGGCAGGCACTGGCTGGCTGTGTCTTTACCTGGGCCTTGGTGGCACTTACTGGTATCGACTTCGATAAGCAGTTATTACCAGACAGTATTACCTTACCTCTACTCTGGGGCGGCCTACTGATAAACCTGTGGGGTATTTTTGTTCCGCCGCAAGATGCCGTTATTGGGGCTATTGCCGGTTATCTTTCTTTGTGGCTGGTATTTCATATCTTCAAGCTGGTTACCGGTAAAGAGGGGATGGGAGCTGGAGATTTCAAGATACTCGCAGCTATCGGTGCTTGGTTTGGCTGGCAGATGCTGCCTTTGGTAATTCTGCTCTCTGCTGCTGTGGGCGCTATTGCCGGTATAACCTGGAGCCTGGCAGTTGGGCGAGATCGCAATCTGCCGATTGCCTTTGGCCCTTACTTGGCAGGTGCCGGCTGGATTGCCATGCTGTGGGGTGAGCAGATTGTCGGTTGGTACCTGAACTTTTCCGGTCTGTAGTCAACCAGAGCTATCTGATTATTTTACAATCCAATTACCCTTTGTAAAGCAAGTGAATTACCATTAACCCGGCTACTAAATTGCCGGGTTTCTTGTTTTTGGCCCCAAGTTATTTTTCCAGGGAGGTAACCCATTGTTCCGAGTAGGCTTAACTGGAGGCATAGGCAGTGGCAAGTCGGCTGCCGCTGGATACTTCCGCGAACTGGGTATTCATGTGGTGGATGCGGACTGGGCCGCCCGGGTGGTCGTACAACCAGGTAGGCCTGCGCTAGAGCAGATTGCTCAGCATTTCGGAGCGAATATCTTGCTTGAAAGTGGTGAGCTGGACCGGGCGCAGCTACGTGCCTTAATATTTAATAATTCTGAGGAGCGGACCTGGTTAGAGGGGCTACTACACCCACTAATTCGCGAGGAGATTATCAACTCCCTGGAAAAAAGCACCAGCCCCTACGCGATACTGGAGTCGCCACTACTCATCGAGTCCGGCCAGTATGAGTTGGTAGATAGAATCTGCGTTGTGGACTTGCCGGAAAGTTTACAATTAGAGCGGGCCAGCGCTAGGGATGTCAATCACCCGGAACAGATCCGCAAAATCATGGCAGCACAACTCAGCAGGCAGGAACGCCTGGCCAAGGCCGATGATGTGCTGGACAATACCTCGGGCTTGGTGGAGTTGCGCAGCCAAATAGAAGCCCTACACCAGAAGTATTTGCAATTGGCGAAGCCTTAGCGCGACTCTATGCTTTAAAAGTAGCCTGCTCAGACACTAACTATCACATCGAAAAAGTTGTACCTAAACCCACTATGTCGAAACCCAAAGAAGCCCCGACGCTAAATTGCCCCACCTGCAAAAAGCCCATCGAGTGGAGCGATAAGTTTCCCTTCAAGCCTTTTTGCAGCGAGCGCTGTAAGTTAATTGATCTGGGGGAGTGGGCCAGTGAGGGACACAAGATTCCGGGTGAGCCTATCTACGATGATGTATTGAGTGACGACCTGGACCCGAGCAAGCAGCGCCATTAAGTCCAGATCTATGATTGCAGCCTATGCACAAGACTCTGCCAAAACTTTACATAGGCGCGCTCGATTTAAACTTCCACAGCCTCGATGGCCTCAATAATCGCCTGGTTGGCATCTGGGAACTGATAATTCTTTAGCTCCTTTACCGCCACCCAGGCAGTCTCCTGCCCTTCGCGTCCCTGGGCCTCACCTGTAAATGCCGTTACCTGCCAGGTATCGAGAAGTACGGTTTTTTCTGCATAGTCATGCTGAATTTTCAGCAGAGGCTGTAGCTGTTGCACTTCAATCGCAACTTCTTCGCGCAACTCACGGGTGAGAGCCTGCTGTACGCTTTCCCCAGCCTCCACCTTGCCACCAGGGAACTCCCAGCGCCCCCCCATATGCAAATGATCGGGGCGTCGGGCAATTAAAATTTTGCCGTCGCTGCGACGGACAATACCAACAGCAACATGAATCACACGGCTCACAACAACTCCTCAGGTGCGGTATTCGGCGTTAATCGTGACATACTCATGAGAGAAGTCACAGGTCCAAATATGCTCGCGGGCGTTACCGCGGCCCAGTTCTATGCGAATGGTAAACTCAGACTGAGAAAACACCTGTTCGCCCTGCTCTTCCCGGTAGTTAGCAAAGCGGCCTCCGGCCTCCACGACTTGTACGGTGTCCAGATAAATATTGACCTTGCCGGTATCCAAGCCGTTCGGCAGTGCATTACCAATCGCCATCACCAAGCGACCCCAGTTAGGGTCTGAAGCGTAGAGCGCAGTCTTTACCAGGGGAGAGTTACCCACCTCGAAGGCGACTCTAAGAGCCTCGTCACTACTCTCTGCCCCCTCCACCTGCACAGTGACAAATTTAGTGGCCCCTTCTCCGTCCCTAACCACCTCCTTGGCCAGCTCGATATGCACCTGAGTGATGGCTTGCATCAATTCGCTGTAACCCTCGTCAGTGGGACTATTTATAGGCTTGCCCGTCACTCCGCTGGCAATCAGCACGCAGGCATCATTGGTTGAGGTATCACCATCCACGCTGACACGATTAAAGGAAGCATTAACGGCCTCCTTCACCATTCGATCCAGCAATGGCTGCGCGATACTGGCATCGGTAGCGACATAGGCGAGCATGGTCGCCATATTTGGCTGAATCATGCCGGAACCCTTGGCGATCCCCACGACCGTAATTTCTTCACCGCCTATATTCAGGAGACGCTTGGCGGTTTTCGGGCGGGTATCAGTAGTCATAATGGCTTTTGCCGCCCGCCCCCATCCGCTTTCGATAAGCTCAGTCGCAGCTGTGGGGATGGCATCCAGTAATCGCTGCAAGGGTAGATGCTCGCCGATAACGCCGGTACTAAAAGGCAATACCCGCTCTGCACGAACACTCACCGCTTCGGCCACTGCCGCGCAGCAGGCCCTGGCGTCGCTTAGACCGCGCTCACCAGTGGCCGCGTTGGCATTACCTGCGTTCACCAGCAGGGCACGGATATTTCCCTGTCCGATATGCTCTTTGGCTACCAATACCGGTGCGGCGCAAAAGCTGTTCTGGGTAAAGGTGGCCGACACCGATGCACCTTCGGCGACCTCTATTAACAACAGGTCATCACGGGACCAGTCTTTGATCTTGGCGGGTACACTGGCAAGGCGAACCCCTTTTACAGGAGGAAGTAGTGATTCAGGCATAACGGTTCAACTTAAGCACCAGCTTCGGCTGCTTTAATAAAAGCTAGCCTTAGGTAGAAAAGCGTCATTATTAGATTCTGGCCCCACTGAGGCAAGAATTATCCGCACTTAATGCGGGCCAACCACATAAATCCGCAGAATATTTTTCATCAGAGTGAAAAAATACCCCGCGTAAAGCGGGGTATTTCTTGTTAGAGCAATTCCGATCAGAGAGTTATCAGCTCTGGGTAGAGGAGGCCAGCTTGCCGTGGCACTGCTTGTACTTCTTGCCGGAACCACAGGGGCATGGGTCATTGCGGCCAACCTTGGGTCCGCGGCGCTCTGGAGCCGGGGCCGCCTGCTGCTGAGGTTCACTCTCTGGGAGAGCCGAGGCCTCGGCGTGCTGAAGCTCCAACTGTTGCTTGCGCTGCTCTTCCAAACGGCGCTGCTCCAGTTCGTCCATTTGCTCGCGAGTCATGGGTTCCACATGGGCGAGAATGCGCACCACTTCGTGCTTAAGGTTTTCCAACATGCTTTGGAACAGGTGGAATGACTCACGCTTGAACTCCTGCTTGGGGTTCTTGTTGGCGTAAGCGCGCAAGCCAATACCCGCTCTCAGGTGATCCATGCTGGAAAGGTGCTCCTTCCACAGCTGATCCAACACCTGCAACATGATCTGACGCTCCACGGTGGGCATCAGGTTGGCGTCGCCGGAGGATTCACTGATACGCTCCACCTTGGTGGCGTAAGCGGCTTGCGCTTCGGCAACAACCTTCTCGCGCAGCGTTTCCTCGTGCAGGTTGCGGTCTTCATCCAGCCATTTTTGGATAGGCAGCTCAATGCCCAGCTCACCGGCCAGCTGCTGCTCCAGCGCCGGGATATCCCACTGCTCCTCAACACTCTGTGGCGGGACTGAAGCCGAGATAATTTCATTCACAACGTCTTCGCGAATCGCGTTGATGGTATCGCTGATCTGATCGGCTTCAAGCAGCTCATTGCGCTGACTGTAAATCACCTGACGCTGATCGTTGGCCACATCATCGTATTCCAGCAATTGTTTGCGGATATCGAAGTTGCGCCCTTCCACGCGGCGCTGGGCTTTCTCAATCGCATTGGACACCATGCGGTGCTCGATAGCTTCACCGCGCTCCATTCCTAGCATCTGCATAAAATTCTTCACCCGGTCAGAGGCGAAGATACGCATCAGGTTATCTTCTAAAGACAGGTAGAAACGAGTTACACCCGGGTCGCCCTGGCGCCCGGCACGGCCACGCAACTGGTTATCGATACGACGGGATTCGTGGCGCTCGGTGCCGATAATGTGCAAGCCGCCAGCTTCGATCACCTGCTCGTGGCGCTTCTTCCACCCCTCTTTCACCTTGGCTACTTCCGCCTCACTCAAGGCGCTGCCTTTTTCCTGGGCCAGAGCTTCCGCTTCGGCTTCCCAGTTACCACCCAGCACAATATCGGTACCACGACCAGCCATATTGGTGGCGATGGTGACCGTACCGGGGCGACCAGCCTGAGCAATGATATGCGCTTCGCGTTCATGGTACTTGGCGTTTAGCACCTGGTGCTGGATACCCGCCTTCTGCAGCATGTGCGACATTTCTTCGGAAGTCTCGATAGAAGCGGTACCCACGAGGATCGGCGCCTGCTTTTCACGGCAGAACTTAATGTCCTCAATAATGGCTTCCATCTTCTCTTCTTTGCTCAGGTAGACCAGATCGTTGAGGTCATCCCGCTGAATATCTTTATTGGTGGGGATCACCACCACATCCAGACCATAAATCTGCTGGAATTCAAACGCCTCGGTATCAGCGGTACCGGTCATACCGGAAAGCTTCGGATAGAAACGGAACAGGTTTTGGAAAGTAGTGGAAGCCAGCGTCTGACTCTCACTCTGGATCTGAACATTTTCCTTAGCTTCCAAAGCCTGGTGCAAACCTTCAGACAGACGACGGCCAGGCATGGTGCGGCCGGTGTG encodes:
- a CDS encoding DNA polymerase Y family protein, with amino-acid sequence MLWLCMQFPKLPLEVLTRAQAENSTPQVVVEKQLVIEHNLAAAQCGIVNGLNITTACNLCADLQLLNRDAQREQLQLQQLAQWGYSFTPVVSLQPAKPASSGESTAALLYLELSGCLTANGGFKALIEQLRSELKLMGIDSIMGLSHSPSAARLLSQLAEHRQWLLQTCTPPSPQQWKQWISLAPSKLLDCDNKTISKLYACDLKRVSQLLAIPLSEVGSRFGRSFVDYLARLNGSRRDSVCHYQPTAQFTSELFFPTPLNSSEQLLFPIRRLLRELYSQMQRRQLHTQQLHWQLDFGQGNTETITVEISTPQLEPQRLIALTKLRVGKLPLKHPVQSISLNCNQLVPLKKELVANDLFGSDNQAHRSQQLLDKLKGRLGRQAISGIALKEG
- a CDS encoding prepilin-type N-terminal cleavage/methylation domain-containing protein, yielding MKKQQGFTLIELMIVVAIIGILAAVALPAYENYQKSARAVGMTAAAGAFQTAVNVAVQTGEITAVADIDGGPGIPAAGDLDNDQNIASAAIDAASGALTLTGSAAQGGLVLTLTPTIANNAVTWAYSGSCVDDKLCKGFY
- the pilB gene encoding type IV-A pilus assembly ATPase PilB; this translates as MTTSPLSGLAKRLVADQVLNEATAISAIKAARRENQTFAQHVIEAKLVSAKELANIASLAFGTPLFELGSYNFELIPKDIIDEKLISKHFTLPLYKRGGRLFVAVADPTNLAALDEINFSTGLNTDAVLVEADKLGKAIESYLSQNDDMSAGLGGVDDEELDGLDIDDNEPDTSNDGELGGDEAPVVRFVNKVLLDAIRTNASDIHFEPYEKSYRVRFRTDGVLHEIAKPPIQLASRLSARLKVMSRMDISEKRVPQDGRIKMKLSKTKAIDFRVNSLPTLWGEKIVLRILDPSSAKLGIDALGYEDEQKKIYMDALAQPQGMILVTGPTGSGKTVSLYTGLNILNTPERNISTAEDPVEINLEGINQVNVSNKVGLNFAEALRSFLRQDPDIVMVGEIRDLETAEIAIKAAQTGHLVLSTLHTNSAPETLTRLMNMGVPTFNIATSVSVIIAQRLARRLCNECKKPVNLPSEVLEAEGFSNVTIPQSEWSIYQPVGCEHCSKGYKGRVGVYEVVRITDGISRIIMEGGNSIQIADKAREEGFNNLRTSALRKVVMGITSLEEANRVTKD
- a CDS encoding type II secretion system F family protein; protein product: MANATAVPYIYKGVDSKGAKVQGEINGTSPALVKAQLRKQGIIANRVQKKPKPLFGGGKKKVKPADIALFTRQMATMMKAGVPLVQSFEIVADGLDNQGVKELIFKIRDEVASGTAFADALRKHPLYFDNLFCNLVASGEQSGALETMLDRIATYKEKTESLKAKIKKAMTYPIAVIVVAIIVTSILLIKVVPQFAQTFSGFGADLPAFTLLVVSMSEWMQANWFFALLATVISIGGTIEAKKRNKNVADFFDRLILKIPILGQITYNSIVARFARTLSTTFAAGVPLIDALKSVAGATGNTIYQEATLKVRDAVATGIPLNTALRTSGLYPAMLVQMTAIGEESGALDEMLGKAADYYEEAVDNMVDNLTTLLEPMIMAVLGILVGGLMIAMYLPIFQLGQVV
- a CDS encoding A24 family peptidase; the protein is MPEYLFSYPALLIGSAFILGLVIGSFLNVVILRLPVMMEREYKRDFYSYFNTKPDLLEQKELDKPFNLVLPNSHCPKCKTEIKPWQNIPVISYLLLRGKCGSCGTPIPMRYPFVELATGILTAVVVWQLGFTWQALAGCVFTWALVALTGIDFDKQLLPDSITLPLLWGGLLINLWGIFVPPQDAVIGAIAGYLSLWLVFHIFKLVTGKEGMGAGDFKILAAIGAWFGWQMLPLVILLSAAVGAIAGITWSLAVGRDRNLPIAFGPYLAGAGWIAMLWGEQIVGWYLNFSGL
- the coaE gene encoding dephospho-CoA kinase (Dephospho-CoA kinase (CoaE) performs the final step in coenzyme A biosynthesis.) → MFRVGLTGGIGSGKSAAAGYFRELGIHVVDADWAARVVVQPGRPALEQIAQHFGANILLESGELDRAQLRALIFNNSEERTWLEGLLHPLIREEIINSLEKSTSPYAILESPLLIESGQYELVDRICVVDLPESLQLERASARDVNHPEQIRKIMAAQLSRQERLAKADDVLDNTSGLVELRSQIEALHQKYLQLAKP
- the yacG gene encoding DNA gyrase inhibitor YacG, producing the protein MSKPKEAPTLNCPTCKKPIEWSDKFPFKPFCSERCKLIDLGEWASEGHKIPGEPIYDDVLSDDLDPSKQRH
- the mutT gene encoding 8-oxo-dGTP diphosphatase MutT, with translation MSRVIHVAVGIVRRSDGKILIARRPDHLHMGGRWEFPGGKVEAGESVQQALTRELREEVAIEVQQLQPLLKIQHDYAEKTVLLDTWQVTAFTGEAQGREGQETAWVAVKELKNYQFPDANQAIIEAIEAVEV
- the argJ gene encoding bifunctional glutamate N-acetyltransferase/amino-acid acetyltransferase ArgJ, with product MPESLLPPVKGVRLASVPAKIKDWSRDDLLLIEVAEGASVSATFTQNSFCAAPVLVAKEHIGQGNIRALLVNAGNANAATGERGLSDARACCAAVAEAVSVRAERVLPFSTGVIGEHLPLQRLLDAIPTAATELIESGWGRAAKAIMTTDTRPKTAKRLLNIGGEEITVVGIAKGSGMIQPNMATMLAYVATDASIAQPLLDRMVKEAVNASFNRVSVDGDTSTNDACVLIASGVTGKPINSPTDEGYSELMQAITQVHIELAKEVVRDGEGATKFVTVQVEGAESSDEALRVAFEVGNSPLVKTALYASDPNWGRLVMAIGNALPNGLDTGKVNIYLDTVQVVEAGGRFANYREEQGEQVFSQSEFTIRIELGRGNAREHIWTCDFSHEYVTINAEYRT
- the secA gene encoding preprotein translocase subunit SecA, with the translated sequence MIGKLIKSVFGTKNDRELKRMRRIVEKVNALEEDFQKLDDAALRAKTEEFKKRIADGETLDQLLPEAFAVVREAGRRTLGMRHFDVQLIGGMTLHEGRIAEMRTGEGKTLVATLPAYLNALEGKGVHIVTVNDYLASRDANWMRPVYEFLGLTVGVIVSQQHPDDKKAAYQADITYGTNNEFGFDYLRDNMVLRKEDRTQRPQNFAIVDEVDSILIDEARTPLIISGAAEDSSHLYLAMNKLIPQLERAEEGGEGHYTVDEKTRQVELTEQGHQLVEELLSRSGLMKEDQSLYAPGNLGLLHHVHAALRAQVLFNRDVDYIVQNGQVVLIDEHTGRTMPGRRLSEGLHQALEAKENVQIQSESQTLASTTFQNLFRFYPKLSGMTGTADTEAFEFQQIYGLDVVVIPTNKDIQRDDLNDLVYLSKEEKMEAIIEDIKFCREKQAPILVGTASIETSEEMSHMLQKAGIQHQVLNAKYHEREAHIIAQAGRPGTVTIATNMAGRGTDIVLGGNWEAEAEALAQEKGSALSEAEVAKVKEGWKKRHEQVIEAGGLHIIGTERHESRRIDNQLRGRAGRQGDPGVTRFYLSLEDNLMRIFASDRVKNFMQMLGMERGEAIEHRMVSNAIEKAQRRVEGRNFDIRKQLLEYDDVANDQRQVIYSQRNELLEADQISDTINAIREDVVNEIISASVPPQSVEEQWDIPALEQQLAGELGIELPIQKWLDEDRNLHEETLREKVVAEAQAAYATKVERISESSGDANLMPTVERQIMLQVLDQLWKEHLSSMDHLRAGIGLRAYANKNPKQEFKRESFHLFQSMLENLKHEVVRILAHVEPMTREQMDELEQRRLEEQRKQQLELQHAEASALPESEPQQQAAPAPERRGPKVGRNDPCPCGSGKKYKQCHGKLASSTQS